In the genome of Globicephala melas chromosome 3, mGloMel1.2, whole genome shotgun sequence, one region contains:
- the LOC115865209 gene encoding GTPase HRas-like isoform X1, protein MCLLGMLDTVGREEYSAMRAQYTCTREGFFCLPSTTPSPSRARSFEDIHQYREQIEWLKDSDDMPRVLLRNKCDLATCTVECWQAQDLARSYGIPYMETSAKKGQGMEDAIYKLEHKNRQHKASKLGPPAPQGWPGLPELQGLLSQLRHRRQAWKRHPQGGCREGSSGPPRCTWSIHTMEYYSALKRKDILIPAAPWMKPEDMLSERNWSQKEKYGDTGSSPCPGRSHMPRST, encoded by the exons ATGTGCCTGCTGGGCATGCTGGACACGGTGGGCCGGGAGGAGTACAGCGCTATGCGGGCCCAGTACACGTGCACCCGGGAGGGCTTCTTCTGTTTGCCGTCAACGACGCCAAGTCCTTCAAGGGCCAGATCCTTCGAGGACATCCACCAGTACAG GGAGCAGATTGAGTGGTTGAAGGACTCGGACGACATGCCCAGGGTGCTGTTGAGGAACAAGTGTGACCTGGCCACGTGTACCGTGGAGTGTTGGCAGGCCCAGGACCTGGCCCGCAGCTATGGCATCCCCTACATGGAGACTTCGGCCAAGAAGGGCCAG GGCATGGAAGATGCCATCTACAAGCTGGAGCACAAGAACCGGCAGCACAAGGCGAGCAAGCTGGGCCCGCCCGCCCCACAGGGGTGGCCTGGGCTGCCTGAGCTGCAGGGCCTGCTCTCCCAACTGAGGCACAGGCGACAGGCGTGGAAGAGGCACCCGCAGGGAGGATGCAGGGAAGGAAGCTCCGGCCCGCCCAG ATGTacgtggtccatccatacaatggaatactattcagccttaaaaaggaaggacattctgataCCTGCTGCACCATGGATGAAACCTGAAgatatgctgagtgaaagaaactggtcacaaaaggaaaaatacg gggacacgggttcaagcccttgtccgggaagatcccacatgccgcggagcacctaa
- the LOC115865209 gene encoding GTPase HRas-like isoform X2 — protein sequence MCLLGMLDTVGREEYSAMRAQYTCTREGFFCLPSTTPSPSRARSFEDIHQYREQIEWLKDSDDMPRVLLRNKCDLATCTVECWQAQDLARSYGIPYMETSAKKGQGMEDAIYKLEHKNRQHKASKLGPPAPQGWPGLPELQGLLSQLRHRRQAWKRHPQGGCREGSSGPPRCTWSIHTMEYYSALKRKDILIPAAPWMKPEDMLSERNWSQKEKYGMIAFI from the exons ATGTGCCTGCTGGGCATGCTGGACACGGTGGGCCGGGAGGAGTACAGCGCTATGCGGGCCCAGTACACGTGCACCCGGGAGGGCTTCTTCTGTTTGCCGTCAACGACGCCAAGTCCTTCAAGGGCCAGATCCTTCGAGGACATCCACCAGTACAG GGAGCAGATTGAGTGGTTGAAGGACTCGGACGACATGCCCAGGGTGCTGTTGAGGAACAAGTGTGACCTGGCCACGTGTACCGTGGAGTGTTGGCAGGCCCAGGACCTGGCCCGCAGCTATGGCATCCCCTACATGGAGACTTCGGCCAAGAAGGGCCAG GGCATGGAAGATGCCATCTACAAGCTGGAGCACAAGAACCGGCAGCACAAGGCGAGCAAGCTGGGCCCGCCCGCCCCACAGGGGTGGCCTGGGCTGCCTGAGCTGCAGGGCCTGCTCTCCCAACTGAGGCACAGGCGACAGGCGTGGAAGAGGCACCCGCAGGGAGGATGCAGGGAAGGAAGCTCCGGCCCGCCCAG ATGTacgtggtccatccatacaatggaatactattcagccttaaaaaggaaggacattctgataCCTGCTGCACCATGGATGAAACCTGAAgatatgctgagtgaaagaaactggtcacaaaaggaaaaatacggtatgattgcatttatatga